A stretch of the Actinoalloteichus fjordicus genome encodes the following:
- a CDS encoding oxidoreductase: protein MAKWTITDIPDQSDRVALITGANSGIGRACAVALASRNARVLVAARSVERGTAVVEKITSVGGRAELLELDLADLASVRRAAAEVGERAPEGLDLLINNAGVMATPLKRTAEGFELQFATNHLGHAALTWLLMPRLRQRPGARVVTVSSFTHKGRGLDLDDPNFDQRRYNSGQAYSQSKIANLLFMFELDRRLRTDGADVLSVAAHPGIVDTELAANSARMRASDFIEKAANLFSKTTGQSPEQGALPLLYAATMADVRGGDYFGPDGLGELRGGPKRVATSAEAQSISDARRLWEITAELTSVTPDPV from the coding sequence ATGGCGAAGTGGACCATCACGGATATTCCAGATCAGTCAGACCGAGTCGCGTTGATCACCGGCGCCAACTCCGGCATCGGCCGAGCCTGCGCGGTGGCGCTGGCCTCGCGCAACGCCAGGGTGCTGGTGGCGGCGCGGTCGGTCGAGCGCGGTACTGCCGTCGTGGAGAAGATCACGTCGGTAGGCGGCCGGGCCGAGCTGCTCGAGCTCGACCTCGCCGACCTCGCCTCGGTACGTCGGGCGGCCGCCGAGGTCGGCGAACGCGCCCCGGAGGGCCTGGACCTGCTGATCAACAACGCGGGGGTGATGGCCACTCCCCTCAAGCGCACCGCAGAGGGCTTCGAACTGCAGTTCGCCACCAACCATCTCGGACACGCCGCCCTCACCTGGCTGCTGATGCCCCGACTCCGACAGCGACCGGGAGCACGGGTCGTCACCGTGTCGAGCTTCACCCACAAGGGACGCGGGCTGGACCTGGACGACCCGAACTTCGATCAGCGCAGATACAACTCCGGCCAGGCCTACAGCCAGTCGAAGATCGCGAACCTGCTCTTCATGTTCGAACTCGACCGCAGACTTCGCACCGACGGCGCCGACGTGCTCAGCGTCGCCGCGCATCCGGGCATCGTCGACACCGAGCTGGCGGCCAACTCCGCCAGGATGCGTGCCTCGGACTTCATCGAGAAGGCGGCGAACCTCTTCAGTAAGACGACCGGACAGTCGCCGGAGCAGGGCGCCCTCCCGCTGCTCTACGCGGCCACCATGGCCGACGTCCGTGGCGGGGACTACTTCGGTCCCGACGGCCTTGGCGAGCTGCGTGGCGGGCCCAAGCGGGTGGCGACCTCCGCCGAGGCGCAGAGCATCTCGGATGCCCGCAGGCTCTGGGAGATCACCGCCGAACTGACCTCGGTAACCCCCGACCCCGTCTGA
- the lpdA gene encoding dihydrolipoyl dehydrogenase, whose amino-acid sequence MADTSADIVILGGGSGGYACALRAAELGLSVVLIEKDKLGGTCLHRGCIPTKALLHAAEIADSARGGDAFGVKTSLEGIDMTGVNAYRDGVVSRLYKGLQGMIKSKKITVVEGEGTFVGPNSVEVDGIRHTGRNVVLATGSYAKSLPGLELGGRVITSDQALELDYVPDRVVVLGGGVIGVEFASVWRSFGAEVTIVEALPRLVPAEDEFLSKQLERAFRKRGIAYKTGVRFSGVTQNDAGVSVSLESGEQLDADLLLVAVGRGPSTSGVGYEEAGVAMDRGFVQTDDLLRTNLPNVYAVGDIVPGLQLAHRGFQQGIFVAEQIAGLDPTPIDETGIPRVTYCEPEVASVGLTEAAAAEKYGAVQTLVYDLGGNGKSQILKTSGAVKLVKAGAKGEDGPVVGVHLVGARVGELIGEAQLIYNWEAHAEDVAPLIHAHPTQNEALGEAHLALAGKPLHAHA is encoded by the coding sequence GTGGCTGACACCTCCGCCGACATCGTGATCCTCGGTGGCGGCTCCGGCGGTTACGCGTGCGCGCTGCGCGCGGCTGAGCTGGGCCTGTCCGTCGTTCTGATCGAGAAGGACAAGCTGGGCGGCACCTGCCTGCACCGAGGCTGCATCCCGACCAAGGCGCTGCTGCACGCCGCGGAGATCGCCGACTCTGCCAGGGGAGGAGACGCCTTCGGCGTCAAGACCTCCCTGGAGGGCATCGACATGACCGGCGTCAACGCCTACCGCGACGGCGTGGTGAGCAGGCTCTACAAGGGTCTCCAGGGCATGATCAAGTCGAAGAAGATCACCGTGGTCGAGGGCGAGGGCACCTTCGTCGGTCCGAACTCCGTCGAGGTGGACGGCATCCGCCACACCGGCAGGAACGTGGTGCTGGCCACCGGCTCGTACGCCAAGAGCCTGCCCGGTCTCGAGCTGGGCGGCCGCGTCATCACCAGTGACCAGGCGCTGGAACTGGACTACGTCCCGGACCGGGTCGTGGTGCTCGGCGGCGGCGTCATCGGCGTGGAGTTCGCCAGCGTGTGGCGCTCCTTCGGCGCGGAGGTCACGATCGTCGAGGCGCTGCCCAGGCTCGTCCCCGCCGAGGACGAGTTCCTGTCCAAGCAGCTCGAGCGCGCGTTCCGCAAGCGGGGCATCGCGTACAAGACCGGGGTCCGCTTCAGCGGCGTCACCCAGAACGACGCCGGTGTGTCGGTGAGCCTGGAATCGGGCGAGCAGCTCGACGCCGACCTGCTGCTCGTCGCCGTCGGACGGGGGCCCAGCACCTCGGGCGTCGGCTACGAGGAGGCGGGCGTGGCGATGGATCGGGGCTTCGTCCAGACCGACGACCTGCTGCGGACCAACCTGCCGAACGTCTACGCGGTGGGCGACATCGTCCCCGGCCTGCAACTGGCCCATCGAGGCTTCCAGCAGGGCATCTTCGTCGCCGAGCAGATCGCCGGGCTGGACCCGACGCCGATCGACGAGACGGGCATCCCCCGCGTCACCTACTGCGAGCCGGAGGTCGCCTCCGTGGGCTTGACCGAGGCGGCGGCGGCCGAGAAGTACGGCGCGGTGCAGACCCTCGTATACGACCTCGGCGGCAACGGCAAGAGCCAGATCCTCAAGACCTCGGGTGCGGTGAAGCTGGTCAAGGCGGGCGCCAAGGGAGAGGACGGCCCGGTCGTCGGCGTCCACCTCGTCGGAGCCCGCGTCGGCGAGCTGATCGGCGAGGCGCAGTTGATCTACAACTGGGAGGCCCATGCCGAGGACGTCGCCCCCCTGATCCACGCACACCCCACCCAGAACGAAGCCCTCGGCGAGGCGCACCTCGCCCTGGCCGGCAAACCCCTGCACGCCCACGCCTGA
- a CDS encoding LLM class F420-dependent oxidoreductase produces the protein MTDSLTLRIFTEPQQGASYDDLLRLARHAEETGYDAFFRSDHYLSMGDGSGLPGPTDAWVTLGALARETATIRLGTLVTAATFRYPGPLAVAVAQVDQMSGGRVEFGLGTGWFAREHTAYGIPFPPIGERFDLFTEQLEVITGLWATEEGETFSYDGTHYRLVDSPALPKPVQRPGPPVVIGGSGKKRTPRLAARFADEFNLPFVDADTAAAQFDRVRAAAVDVGRDPGEIRWSAAQVLCVGRDDAELVRRAEAIDRKPAELRENGLAGSPAEVVDKLGRWRERGGIDRMYLQVLDVTDLEHIELVAAEVVPQLG, from the coding sequence GTGACTGACAGCCTCACTCTCCGTATCTTCACCGAGCCCCAGCAGGGTGCCTCCTACGACGACCTGCTCCGGCTCGCTCGGCATGCCGAGGAGACCGGCTACGACGCCTTCTTCCGCTCCGACCACTACCTCTCGATGGGCGACGGCAGCGGCTTGCCGGGCCCCACCGACGCCTGGGTGACCCTGGGGGCTCTGGCACGGGAGACCGCCACGATCCGGCTGGGCACGCTGGTGACCGCCGCGACCTTCCGGTACCCCGGCCCGCTGGCCGTCGCGGTCGCCCAGGTCGACCAGATGTCGGGTGGTCGAGTCGAGTTCGGGCTCGGCACCGGCTGGTTCGCCCGCGAGCACACCGCCTACGGCATCCCGTTCCCGCCGATCGGGGAGCGCTTCGACCTGTTCACCGAGCAGCTGGAGGTCATCACCGGGCTCTGGGCGACCGAGGAGGGCGAGACCTTCTCCTACGACGGAACGCACTACCGGCTCGTCGACTCGCCCGCGCTGCCCAAGCCGGTGCAGCGGCCGGGGCCGCCGGTGGTGATCGGCGGCAGCGGCAAGAAGCGGACTCCGAGGCTGGCCGCGAGGTTCGCCGACGAGTTCAACCTGCCCTTCGTCGACGCCGACACGGCTGCGGCCCAGTTCGACCGGGTCAGGGCCGCCGCCGTCGACGTGGGCCGGGACCCCGGTGAGATCCGGTGGTCTGCCGCCCAGGTGTTGTGCGTCGGGCGGGATGACGCCGAGCTCGTCCGGCGGGCCGAGGCGATCGACCGGAAGCCCGCCGAGCTGCGCGAGAACGGCCTCGCGGGCTCGCCCGCCGAGGTGGTCGACAAGCTCGGCCGCTGGCGGGAGCGCGGCGGCATCGACCGGATGTACCTCCAGGTCCTGGACGTGACCGACCTGGAGCACATCGAGCTGGTCGCCGCCGAGGTCGTCCCGCAGCTCGGCTGA
- a CDS encoding TIGR01777 family oxidoreductase — translation MRIVIAGSSGLIGTACVALLRRRGHEVVRLVRRAAAAPDERSWDPPSGVIEPGALDGADAVINLCGVGILDRRWSDGRQQIIRDSRLVPSEVLAGAVADAGVPVLVNGSAVGYYGDTGDRAVDEGAPAGAGFVAGLCVDWEDAAAGATASGGRLVIARSGIVLARSGGLLGRLRPLFSAMLGGRLGSGRQYMSWISLEDHVAALCFLIENESISGPVNLTAPAPVTNDDFTRALATAVGRPAPWVVPGFALRAVVGGAADEMILTGQRAVPRELARHGFQFAHPTVDSCLPATVGG, via the coding sequence ATGCGCATCGTGATCGCGGGCTCCTCGGGACTGATCGGCACCGCCTGTGTCGCACTGCTTCGGCGGCGCGGCCACGAGGTCGTCCGGCTGGTCCGCCGGGCCGCCGCCGCACCGGACGAGCGGAGCTGGGACCCGCCGTCCGGCGTCATCGAGCCGGGTGCGCTCGACGGTGCGGACGCGGTGATCAACCTGTGCGGCGTGGGCATCCTGGATCGCCGATGGAGTGACGGCCGCCAGCAGATCATCCGCGACAGCAGGCTCGTTCCCAGCGAGGTGCTCGCGGGCGCCGTCGCGGACGCGGGAGTCCCGGTGCTGGTCAACGGCTCGGCCGTCGGCTATTACGGCGACACCGGAGACCGCGCCGTCGACGAGGGCGCCCCGGCAGGCGCAGGCTTCGTGGCCGGGCTGTGCGTGGACTGGGAGGACGCCGCCGCCGGGGCCACCGCCTCGGGCGGCAGGCTCGTGATCGCCAGGAGCGGCATCGTGCTCGCGCGCTCCGGCGGCCTGCTGGGCAGGCTGCGCCCGCTCTTCTCGGCCATGCTCGGCGGCAGACTGGGCAGCGGCAGGCAGTACATGTCCTGGATCTCCCTGGAAGACCACGTCGCCGCGCTGTGCTTCCTGATCGAGAACGAGTCGATCTCCGGCCCGGTCAACCTCACCGCACCCGCTCCGGTGACCAATGACGACTTCACCAGGGCGCTGGCCACCGCCGTGGGCAGGCCCGCACCCTGGGTGGTTCCCGGCTTCGCGCTGCGGGCGGTGGTGGGCGGCGCCGCCGACGAGATGATCCTCACCGGACAGCGAGCGGTCCCCCGCGAGCTGGCCCGTCACGGCTTCCAGTTCGCGCATCCGACCGTCGACTCCTGCCTGCCCGCCACCGTCGGCGGATGA
- the sucB gene encoding 2-oxoglutarate dehydrogenase, E2 component, dihydrolipoamide succinyltransferase, with product MAFSVQMPALGESVTEGTVTRWLKQEGDRVEVDEPLLEVSTDKVDTEIPSPAAGILQRIVAPEDETVDVGAELAVIDDGSGGADAPSAPAESAPEPPAQETQAPAAAEQEAPAPQQSEPAAPQGGGEGTSVPMPALGESVTEGTVTRWLKQVGDSIAVDEPLLEVSTDKVDTEIPSPVAGTLLEISVQEDETVEVGAQLAVVGAAGAAAPAAPAPAAEPEPAAPAPAEQPKPAEQPPAAPPAPAQQAAPAAPAPTPPAAPAAAPATGNDAAPYVTPLVRKLATEHGIDLATLTGTGVGGRIRKQDVLAAVEAAKAPAPAAPTQAPAAAPAGGPSAEAVALRGKTEKMSRLRQVIAQRMVESLQVSAQLTTVVEVDVTKIARLRDRAKKAFQEREGVKLSFLPFFAKATVEALKQHPKLNASVNEQAKEITYHGAEHLVVAVDTDRGLLVPVIHNAGDLNLGGLARKITDLAERTRANKITPDELSGGTFSLTNTGSRGALFDTPIVFQPQVGILGVGSVVKRPVVVSDEAGGDTIAIRSMVYLALSYDHRLVDGADAARFLSTMKQRLEEGAFEADLGL from the coding sequence ATGGCCTTCTCCGTCCAGATGCCCGCACTCGGCGAGAGCGTCACCGAGGGCACCGTCACCCGGTGGCTCAAGCAGGAAGGCGACCGCGTCGAGGTCGACGAGCCGTTGCTGGAGGTGTCCACCGACAAGGTCGACACCGAGATCCCCTCCCCGGCGGCAGGCATCCTGCAGCGCATCGTCGCCCCGGAGGACGAGACCGTCGACGTCGGCGCCGAGCTGGCCGTCATCGACGACGGCTCCGGCGGCGCGGACGCTCCGTCCGCACCTGCGGAGTCCGCACCCGAACCCCCCGCCCAGGAGACGCAGGCCCCGGCTGCCGCCGAGCAGGAGGCCCCGGCCCCGCAGCAGTCCGAGCCCGCCGCGCCGCAGGGTGGTGGCGAGGGCACGTCCGTGCCGATGCCCGCGCTCGGCGAGAGCGTCACCGAGGGCACCGTGACTCGCTGGCTGAAGCAGGTCGGCGACTCCATCGCCGTCGACGAGCCGCTGCTGGAGGTGTCCACCGACAAGGTCGACACCGAGATCCCCTCGCCGGTGGCAGGCACGCTGCTGGAGATCTCCGTCCAAGAGGACGAGACCGTCGAGGTCGGCGCGCAGCTCGCCGTCGTCGGCGCGGCAGGCGCGGCTGCACCCGCAGCACCCGCCCCGGCCGCCGAGCCCGAGCCTGCGGCGCCTGCCCCGGCCGAGCAGCCGAAGCCCGCCGAGCAGCCCCCGGCAGCTCCCCCGGCCCCGGCCCAGCAGGCGGCACCCGCTGCCCCGGCGCCCACGCCCCCTGCCGCCCCGGCAGCGGCCCCGGCGACCGGGAACGACGCCGCGCCGTACGTGACCCCGCTGGTGCGCAAGCTCGCCACCGAGCACGGCATCGACCTGGCGACGCTGACCGGTACCGGCGTCGGCGGTCGGATCCGCAAGCAGGACGTCCTCGCCGCAGTGGAGGCGGCCAAGGCTCCCGCGCCCGCCGCCCCGACACAGGCCCCGGCCGCCGCCCCGGCAGGCGGGCCCAGTGCGGAGGCCGTCGCACTGCGCGGCAAGACCGAGAAGATGAGCAGGCTCCGCCAGGTCATCGCCCAGCGGATGGTCGAGTCGCTCCAGGTCTCGGCGCAGCTCACCACGGTCGTCGAGGTCGACGTCACGAAGATCGCCCGCCTGCGCGACCGGGCCAAGAAGGCGTTCCAGGAGCGGGAAGGCGTCAAGCTCTCCTTCCTGCCGTTCTTCGCCAAGGCCACCGTCGAGGCGCTCAAGCAGCACCCGAAGCTCAACGCCTCGGTGAACGAGCAGGCCAAGGAGATCACCTACCACGGTGCCGAGCACCTGGTCGTCGCGGTGGACACCGACCGAGGCCTCCTCGTGCCGGTCATCCACAACGCGGGTGACCTGAACCTCGGCGGCCTGGCCCGCAAGATCACCGATCTCGCCGAGCGCACCAGGGCGAACAAGATCACCCCGGACGAGCTGAGCGGCGGCACGTTCAGCCTGACCAACACCGGCAGCCGGGGCGCCCTGTTCGACACGCCGATCGTGTTCCAGCCGCAGGTCGGCATCCTCGGCGTCGGCAGCGTGGTGAAGCGCCCGGTCGTGGTCAGCGACGAGGCGGGCGGCGACACCATCGCCATCCGCTCGATGGTCTACCTGGCCCTGTCCTACGACCACCGACTCGTCGACGGCGCGGACGCGGCCCGGTTCCTCTCCACCATGAAGCAGCGGCTGGAAGAGGGCGCCTTCGAGGCCGATCTGGGTCTCTAG
- the lipB gene encoding lipoyl(octanoyl) transferase LipB, translated as MPQTNASARSASCRASAEPVLVERIGRIDYVQAWDRQRELAAARADGQGPDSLLLLEHPSVYTAGKRTQQEDRPSDGTPVVDVDRGGKITWHGPGQLVGYPLIALRDPIDVVDYVRRLEQALISVCDQLGVHTGRVEGRSGVWLPADDRGIERKIAAIGIRVQRGVTMHGFEINCDADLAAFDRIVPCGIRDAGVTSLSQELDRPVTVAEVLPLAEQAVLDAIEGILPISERDARAGGTEPVLDPATFALAPSLVPRG; from the coding sequence GTGCCTCAGACGAACGCATCGGCGCGCAGCGCGTCCTGCCGGGCGAGCGCGGAACCCGTGCTCGTCGAGCGGATCGGCCGTATCGACTATGTGCAGGCCTGGGACCGGCAGCGAGAGCTCGCCGCCGCCCGTGCCGACGGACAGGGTCCGGACTCGCTGCTGCTCCTGGAACATCCCTCGGTCTACACGGCGGGCAAGCGGACCCAGCAGGAGGACCGCCCCTCGGACGGCACCCCGGTGGTCGACGTCGACCGGGGCGGGAAGATCACCTGGCACGGGCCGGGTCAGCTCGTCGGTTATCCGCTGATCGCGCTGCGGGACCCGATCGACGTCGTCGACTACGTGCGCAGGCTGGAACAGGCGCTGATCAGCGTGTGCGACCAGCTCGGCGTCCACACCGGCCGGGTGGAGGGACGCAGCGGCGTCTGGCTGCCCGCCGACGATCGCGGGATCGAGCGCAAGATCGCGGCCATCGGCATCCGGGTGCAGCGCGGCGTCACCATGCACGGCTTCGAGATCAACTGCGACGCCGATTTGGCGGCCTTCGATCGGATCGTGCCCTGCGGCATTCGCGACGCCGGGGTGACCTCGTTGAGCCAGGAGCTGGATCGACCGGTGACCGTGGCCGAGGTCCTGCCGTTGGCCGAGCAGGCGGTGTTGGACGCGATCGAGGGCATCCTGCCGATCAGCGAACGCGACGCCAGGGCAGGCGGAACCGAGCCGGTGCTCGATCCGGCCACCTTCGCCCTGGCCCCCAGCCTGGTGCCGCGAGGCTGA